A genome region from Solanum pennellii chromosome 12, SPENNV200 includes the following:
- the LOC107005206 gene encoding origin of replication complex subunit 3: MYSPNEHPPTDPLAENNLQPFFVLHKASKSSESTAVTPGRATKRRLDSSSKVSLSNENLKMEAFRCVWSKIESKIKDVLRSINASVFDEIGQWVRESFNEICSCRGPVDPSNSSLPYPFVHNGGLVKKLFTGLVFTKNIETVDDILTFAELGLHLKSHGCYVANISSLDFSTKNGIGGCLRAFLRQLLMVDIEAADVSLLASWYSDHGKYEKPVVVIIEDMERCSGAILSDFINMLSEWSVKIPIILIAGVATSADAPRNVLTSRALQYLSTSIFSLKCPAERLDAIIETVLVKNCAGFSVGHKVATFLRNYFLRQDGTVSSFVRALKMAIVQQLSIEPLSFVLKLSVDERDSKRSWHEDLANLPEELIKHSFELPSYKKYSVNRNNYVELNATSLGHGLSEMQRLQELWRSCLMCLYEAGRYHKVALLDLYLEALDPELYNSRLSNHGCDSAKDRSLLSNNDKLFKLQKAEVTNQVIRKMRDLPAAKLSQLLKSWERFTEGSMEVHEKIMELQSQMVSEDVKGHKAELTDISKRHISRRGLNVEKDACTSNDKAATLAGQMIRDSMQPIECIPFHELVCFKDVDNLQSALAGDPRRRIQIDLLNFYKILKCGCCSNSGGTLSPSMHETSIMYTLAQEHGDLINLHDWFQSFKASISSSGNKGLKKLASPKKRKENTSSQNNSDALLQARFCRAVMELQITGLLRMPSKRRPDCVQRVAFGV, from the exons ATGTATTCACCAAATGAACATCCTCCCACAGACCCGCTTGCAGAAAACAATCTTCAG CCATTCTTCGTGCTGCACAAGGCATCAAAGTCTTCAGAGTCTACTGCAGTAACTCCTGGAAGAGCCACTAAAAGAAGACTTGACTCATCATCGAAAGTATCATTAAGCAATGAGAACTTGAAAATGGAAGCTTTCCGATGTGTATGGTCAAAAATCGAATCCAAGATTAAG GATGTCTTGAGGAGTATAAATGCCAGCGTGTTTGATGAGATAGGACAATGGGTTCGTGAAtcttttaatgaaatttgttcGTGCAGAGGGCCTGTTGATCCATCAAATTCAAGTCTTCCATACCCTTTTGTTCATAATGGTGGTTTAGTTAAAAAGCTCTTCACTGGTCTGGTCTTCACCA AGAATATTGAAACTGTCGATGACATATTAACTTTTGCTGAACTTGGTTTACACTTGAAATCTCATGGATGCTATGTGGCTAATATTTCCTCCTTGGATTTTTCTACCAAGAATGGTATTGGGGGCTGTCTCAGAGCATTTCTGAGACAATTACTTATGGTTGACATTGAA GCAGCTGATGTTTCACTCTTAGCATCATGGTATAGTGACCATGGCAAGTATGAGAAACCAGTGGTTGTAATTATTGAGGATATGGAGAGGTGTTCTGGGGCTATCTTATCAGATTTCATCAATATGTTAAG TGAATGGTCCGTTAAGATTCCAATTATCCTAATTGCTGGTGTTGCCACAAGTGCTGATGCTCCCAGAAATGTGCTCACTTCCCGTGCACTTCAATATTTGTCTACATCAATATTCTCTCTTAAATGCCCAGCTGAAAGGTTGGATGCAATCATTGAGACTGTTCTAGTAAAAAATTGTGCTGGCTTCAGTGTTGGCCACAAGGTGGCGACTTTCTTGAGGAACTATTTTTTAAGACAAGATGGAACAGTTAGTTCATTTGTTAGAGCCTTAAAG ATGGCAATAGTCCAACAACTTTCCATCGAGCCTCTTAGCTTTGTGCTCAAGCTTTCAGTTGATGAGCGAGATAGTAAG AGGTCATGGCATGAGGATCTTGCTAATTTGCCAGAGGAATTGATTAAGCATTCTTTTGAGCTTCCGTCTTACAAGAAATATTCAGTAAATCG GAATAATTATGTAGAACTAAATGCTACGAGTCTAGGCCATGGACTATCAGAAATGCAGAGGTTGCAAGAACTATGGAGATCTTGCCTTATG tgtTTATATGAAGCTGGAAGGTACCATAAAGTTGCATTGCTGGACTTGTATTTGGAGGCATTAGATCCTGAGTTATACAACTCCAGGTTATCTAATCATGGCTGTGATAGTGCAAAAGATAGGAGCTTGTTGTCAAATAATGATAAACTTTTCAAGCTACAAAAGGCTGAGGTTACCAATCAAGTCATCCGCAAAATGAG GGATCTACCAGCTGCGAAGCTATCCCAGTTGCTTAAGAGTTGGGAGAGGTTCACCGAAGGATCAATGGAG GTTCATGAAAAGATTATGGAGCTACAGTCTCAAATGGTATCAGAGGATGTCAAAGGTCACAAAGCAGAATTAACTGATATATCAAA GAGGCATATCAGTCGACGCGGTTTAAATGTGGAGAAAGATGCATGCACATCAAATGACAAAGCTGCGACTTTAGCAGGTCAAATGATAAG GGACAGTATGCAGCCCATTGAGTGTATACCATTTCATGAACTTGTTTGCTTCAAGGATGTTGACAATCTCCAATCA GCTTTGGCTGGTGATCCAAGAAGAAGAATTCAAATTGATCTCTTGAATTTCTACAAAATTCTCAAGTGTGGATGTTGCAGCAATAGTGGTGGTACACTATCACCATCTATGCATGAGACATCAATAAT GTATACACTGGCTCAAGAGCATGGTGATCTCATTAATCTTCATGACTGGTTTCAATCTTTTAAAGCCTCTATTTCAAGCTCAGGAAACAAAGGATTGAAGAAGTTGGCTTCACCGAAGAAAAGAAAGGAGAACACCTCTTCTCAAAACAATTCTGATGCATTGTTGCA AGCAAGGTTTTGCAGAGCTGTGATGGAGCTGCAGATAACAGGGTTGCTTCGTATGCCAAGCAAACGGCGCCCTGATTGTGTGCAGAGAGTGGCTTTTGGAGTGTAA